A window of Pectinophora gossypiella chromosome 12, ilPecGoss1.1, whole genome shotgun sequence contains these coding sequences:
- the LOC126371598 gene encoding uncharacterized protein LOC126371598, translating to MEKLRFEFTLLPSEDRKSNILCITSITTSENKIYAIPLELQAAAYHKEITKTTAYAKIKNSLAKRHQIRRVWITMTEELSKIYMDEDGNLQFGNQYLEELDHQEKIAVSHQEGTSTLEKLLEKFMEKTQESKHQSLKHIAEKFVIEKFTSKNSNANLWIDTFEKECERFEVTTDEKKIEILRLFMDKSCADWYSSMLIRFTMNAEWSMWKAKFCETFTNKGWNPVTYALLFKYKDGSLLDYAIRKEKLLLDMRRTIDTGTLVDLIATGLPEFILNKINREAIKDTIDLFNEVSKYENMINKQSYVVKRRYGYASQSQNLAEKIEEKKACKICEKLNKGTRYHPEAICWFKTRENEKIKKNFIKHVNNSVIEAELNETEQKNE from the coding sequence ATGGAGAAATTACGATTTGAATTTACATTACTGCCATCAGAAGAccgaaaatcaaatattttgtgCATAACCTCAATCACTACAAGTGAGAACAAAATATATGCTATACCGCTGGAACTTCAAGCTGCTGCTTATCataaagaaataacaaaaacaactgCTTAtgctaaaattaaaaacagtTTGGCAAAAAGACATCAGATAAGAAGAGTTTGGATAACAATGACGGAAGAACTAAGTAAGATTTATATGGATGAAGACGGTAATTTACAGTTTGGAAATCAGTATTTAGAAGAACTGGACCATCAAGAAAAAATTGCTGTCTCACATCAAGAAGGAACGAGTACATTAGAAAAGTTATTAGAGAAATTTATGGAAAAAACACAGGAAAGTAAACATCAAAGCTTAAAACATATTGCAGAAAAGTTTGTAATTGAAAAATTTACAAGCAAAAATTCAAATGCAAACCTGTGGATCGATACTTTTGAAAAAGAATGTGAACGTTTCGAAGTAACAACAGATGAGAAGAAGATTGAGATATTGAGATTATTTATGGACAAGAGTTGTGCAGACTGGTACAGTTCCATGCTAATAAGATTTACAATGAATGCAGAATGGTCAATGTGGAaagcaaaattttgtgaaacatttacaaacaaaggATGGAACCCAGTAACATATgcactattatttaaatataaagatgGATCATTGTTGGATTATGCTATAAGGAAAGAAAAACTTTTACTGGATATGAGAAGAACAATAGATACTGGTACCTTGGTGGATCTTATTGCAACTGGTTTACCAGAATTTATACTAAACAAGATTAATAGAGAAGCAATTAAAGACACCATTGATTTATTCAATGAGGTAAGCAAGTATGAAAACATGATAAATAAACAGAGTTATGTTGTAAAAAGAAGGTATGGATATGCCAGCCAAAGCCAAAATCTAGCAGAGAAAATTGAGGAGAAAAAAGCATGTAAAATATGTGAGAAACTTAACAAAGGCACACGTTATCATCCTGAAGCTATATGTTGGTTTAAAACAAGAGAAAatgaaaagataaaaaagaacTTCATTAAACACGTAAACAATTCGGTGATAGAAGCGGAATTAAATGAAACTGAACAAAAAAACGAATAA